A single region of the Xiphias gladius isolate SHS-SW01 ecotype Sanya breed wild chromosome 17, ASM1685928v1, whole genome shotgun sequence genome encodes:
- the rab38b gene encoding ras-related protein Rab-38, whose product MTNHPSQSNGMQSLRKEHLYKVLVIGDLGVGKTSIIRRYVHQTYSNNYRATIGVDFALKVLNWDSETVRLQLWDIAGQERFGNMTRVYYREAMGAFIVFDVTRPATFEAVIKWKEDLDSKLTLANGQSIATVLLANKCDQGRELTNNGIKMDQFCKDHGFVGWFETSAKDNLNISEAANFLVKHIMAAENDILKTVVPDTISPQLDSNRQMSCSGCFK is encoded by the exons ATGACCAACCACCCGTCGCAGTCCAACGGTATGCAGAGCCTCCGGAAGGAGCACCTGTACAAGGTGCTGGTTATCGGCGACCTGGGGGTCGGGAAGACTTCCATCATCAGGCGCTACGTCCACCAGACCTACTCCAACAACTACCGGGCAACCATCGGAGTGGACTTCGCCCTGAAGGTGTTGAACTGGGACTCTGAGACTGTCCGGCTTCAGCTGTGGGACATTGCAG GCCAGGAACGTTTCGGAAACATGACACGAGTGTACTACCGTGAAGCCATGGGAGCCTTCATAGTGTTTGACGTGACACGGCCCGCAACGTTTGAGGCCGTCATCAAGTGGAAAGAGGACCTGGACTCCAAACTGACGCTGGCTAATGGACAGAGCATTGCCACTGTGCTGCTGGCTAACAAGTGTGACCAGGGCAGAGAGTTGACCAACAATGGCATCAAAATGGACCAGTTCTGCAAGGACCATGGCTTTGTTGGGTGGTTTGAGACCTCTGCTAAG GACAATCTCAACATCAGTGAAGCTGCAAACTTCCTGGTCAAGCACATCATGGCCGCGGAGAATGACATCCTAAAAACCGTGGTGCCAGACACCATCTCGCCTCAGCTCGACTCCAACAGGCAGATGAGCTGCTCTGGCTGTTTCAAGTAA
- the LOC120803033 gene encoding transcription regulator protein BACH1-like, giving the protein MAMSAPRSSVFTFESTVHSSHVLRCLDEQRRRDALCDVTVVVEGQSFRAHRSVLAACSEYFTHRISSLTQHGAVITLPQEVTAAGFEPLLKFAYTSKLLFGKDDVIEIRNSASVLGFRDLDDACFDFLLPKFFSSIKGSVPFLRKTCCKKKCKRQFSKEDCIDSDDVFLDEKEVKPVADSPSQWEVASLCKKSVNSRIGSQYSAGSLMPVAEGANDNFVQCPKYRKFQLACGKETCVAEKSLNNLVTVIRDDSNLSCTPCSSGGNGKNETEQRSPPRQSKVRADEPWKTEIHDKKSEDGLGRGEAHVVKKDTNEREGKREEKERKTDITDMKMEEEMEHTNGVSSSDRFSVKAVSSGQSAVPGERSPGLILQHCALRALAEGSAITRSLGQERFVMDIKEDKKPRDSRVLEPVCIHKKAGEQVEAEGERADNAWGERGKGRQIGSMQRTLPVNNARDGSTVEREVAEHLAKPLGSDVGLSQLNSQDPDPGSSSDKASGQTHNTSVEWLKLHVNLSSSSTGCPFFQALDQSKCLWKGTRLSECEGASPSGVSSLNSGEDGDSETETEGDSESYTIERARQVQLPFSVDSILDLSRNDFQQLLKQHVFTREQLEFVHDMRRRSKNRLAAQRCRKRKLDCIYNLQCEINKLKTEREKLIMEKSQLSQLKLKTCHSVSALCQRVCNEAHLQPEQLQVLAKYTSPDCPLSSFFPHMDALLSQPGLPIQPPTSFSACAVGLDKHMASGEDLSSSSRDTVTGDGQHRY; this is encoded by the exons ATGGCCATGTCTGCTCCCCGCTcgtctgtgtttacatttgagTCTACGGTGCATTCCTCCCATGTGCTACGCTGCCTGGACGAGCAGCGTCGCCGCGACGCGTTGTGCGATGTAACAGTGGTGGTGGAGGGTCAGAGTTTTAGAGCCCACCGCTCAGTACTCGCTGCCTGTAGCGAGTACTTCACACACCGGATCTCCTCCCTCACCCAGCATGGAGCAGTCATCACTCTGCCACAAGAA GTGACAGCTGCTGGCTTTGAGCCCTTGCTGAAGTTTGCCTACACATCCAAACTTCTCTTTGGGAAAGATGACGTCATAGAAATACGTAACTCAGCTTCCGTTCTTGGTTTCAGAGACCTAGATGATGCATGCTTTGATTTCCTCCTCCCTAAGTTCTTCTCCAGCATTAAGGGCTCTGTCCCTTTTCTTAGGAAAACCTGTTGTAAGAAGAAATGCAAGAGGCAGTTTTCAAAGGAAGACTGCATAGACTCTGACGATGTATTTCTGGATGAGAAAGAAGTAAAACCAGTTGCTGACTCACCATCTCAGTGGGAAGTGGCTTCTCTCTGCAAGAAATCAGTGAACAGCAGAATAGGAAGTCAGTATAGTGCGGGCTCTCTTATGCCTGTAGCTGAAGGGGCAAATGATAATTTTGTGCAGTGTCCAAAGTACCGCAAGTTCCAGCTGGCCTGTGGGAAGGAAACTTGTGTCGCAGAGAAAAGTCTGAACAATCTAGTAACAGTAATCAGGGATGACAGTAACCTATCCTGCACACCCTGCTCCAGCGGTGGGAATGGTAAGAACGAAACTGAACAAAGAAGTCCGCCAAGACAGAGCAAAGTCCGGGCTGATGAGCCatggaaaactgaaatacatgACAAGAAAAGCGAAGATGGTTTGGGCAGGGGGGAGGCTCATGTGGTTaagaaagacacaaatgaaagagagggaaaacgtgaggagaaggaaagaaagactgaTATTACTGATAtgaagatggaggaagagatggagcaCACCAATGGAGTCAGCTCTTCGGACAGATTCAGCGTGAAAGCGGTTTCCTCGGGACAAAGCGCAGTGCCTGGTGAGAGGTCCCCAGGGTTAATATTGCAACATTGCGCCCTGAGGGCCCTGGCCGAGGGCTCGGCAATCACTAGGTCACTGGGGCAGGAGAGGTTTGTCATGGACATTAAAGAGGACAAGAAACCAAGGGACTCGAGGGTACTAGAGCCGGTATGCATTCATAAAAAGGCAGGGGAACAGGTAGAAGCTGAGGGGGAAAGGGCAGACAATGCctggggagaaagaggaaaaggaagacaaaTAGGCAGCATGCAGAGAACCCTGCCAGTAAATAATGCTAGAGACGGGAGTACCGTGGAAAGGGAAGTGGCTGAGCACCTGGCCAAGCCGCTGGGATCCGACGTGGGCTTGTCTCAGCTGAACTCCCAGGACCCTGATCCAGGAAGTTCCTCTGATAAAGCGAGTGGACAGACGCACAACACATCTGTAGAGTGGCTGAAGCTTCACGTCAATCTAAGCTCCAGCAGCACCGGCTGTCCCTTTTTCCAGGCTCTGGACCAAAGCAAATGTTTATGGAAGGGAACCAGGCTGTCTGAGTGCGAGGGCGCGTCTCCCTCAGGTGTATCATCCCTAAACTCAGGGGAGGATGGAGactcagagacagaaacagaaggaGACAGTGAGTCCTACACAATAGAGAGAGCCAGGCAG GTGCAGTTACCATTCTCTGTGGACTCGATTCTGGATCTGAGCCGAAACGACTTCCAACAGCTGCTGAAGCAACACGTCTTTACGCGTGAACAGCTGGAGTTCGTCCATGATATGAGAAGGCGCAGCAAAAACCGCCTCGCAGCTCAGCGCTGCCGCAAGAGGAAACTAGACTGCATATACAATCTGCAGTGTGAAATCAACAAGCTG aagacagagagggagaaactaATCATGGAGAAGAGCCAGCTGAGCCAGCTGAAGCTGAAAACATGTCACAGTGTCTCTGCCTTATGCCAAAGGGTCTGCAACGAAGCCCACCTGCAGCCAGAGCAGCTCCAGGTGTTAGCCAAGTACACATCCCCAGACTGCCCTCtgtcctctttctttcctcacaTGGATGCTCTGCTTTCACAGCCCGGGTTGCCAATCCAGCCCCCGACTTCCTTCTCAGCCTGTGCTGTGGGCCTTGATAAGCATATGGCATCTGGGGAGGATTTGTCCAGCTCCAGCAGGGACACAGTCACGGGAGACGGTCAGCATAGATACTGA
- the map3k7cl gene encoding MAP3K7 C-terminal-like protein, with translation MITSTRRVSPDKSEVRIAFSLDNTSDVKDVEDLSQTFPDLEQRLQPVPPCVSLRESVQVYKEHCRMAREFHQVKHDIAVLEDRKRKLLAERVEDEKVAMEIARLEDEFRRLTEENRNLVTVHNERAQQLERLCLTSRTRQDSS, from the exons ATGATCACATCAACCAGAAGAGTGTCTCCGGATAAATCTGAAGTTAGAATCGCCTTCAGCCTCGACAACACATCAG ATGTAAAAGATGTGGAGGACCTCTCTCAGACGTTCCCAGATCTTGAACAACGATTACAG CCAGTGCCCCCCTGTGTGTCTCTGAGAGAGAGCGTTCAGGTGTACAAGGAACACTGCAGGATGGCGAGAGAGTTCCACCAGGTCAAACATGACATCGCCGTGCTTGAGGACCGCAA GCGTAAGTTGCTGGCAGAGCGGGTGGAGGACGAGAAGGTTGCCATGGAGATTGCCCGCCTGGAAGACGAGTTTCGGCGCCTAACAGAGGAGAACCGCAACTTGGTGACCGTCCACAACGAGCGCGCCCAGCAGCTGGAGAGGCTCTGCCTGACCAGTCGAACGAGGCAGGACTCCTCGTGA